CCTCAAAAAACTTGATTCCTCCAATGAATATTTATGGCGTTCGAATGATAATGGAAGCGACGCTCGGGTGCAGTAAAATTTCTCgcgaatgaggaaaaaatgaaaatgtacaAGCAGAAAATTTGCGTAATTCAACGTTCGTTAAGTCACAGGTGACAAGAAAAATAGTCGTCAGTAgctttttatagaaaatcatttcatttgagaaaaaaaatgttggaattaCAAATTTGGAGAAAATCACTTGAGCAGCTCGACTTTTAATTGcgattttattcaacaatTCCCATCACCTTGTCAAATTACTGCGattaattcattttaattgaCTTCATTTGTGCCCTTAAACAGTTCTCGGTACTCCTCCTACTGATCTTTGCTCTGGAGCTCGGTGCTGGTATTTCCGGCTACATGATGCGTGCAGAGGTCGGCCGAATGCTTCAGAACCGTATGAACGCCACGATGCCCTTGTACAAGACCGATCCGGATGTCCAGAGGTCCTGGGATATAATGCAACACGACGTGAGTACACTTGAAACACGAGAAATATGAAAAGGAACGTGAGGAggatttttattcgatatgaaatgagaagagaaaaaaacaaattcattgGTTTTAGGATCAAATGATCAAATGAAGTGCTTTCAAACATTtctaatgaaaaatcgaagcgTTCGCGAGGGAGAATGGGGGGGGGAGAAGTTTATAATCGAATGATAAATGATTAGTCCATGAATGTATAATTTCTGGTCTCGAGTTCATTTGCAAACGTGAAGTTTTTTGCAGGCTTTCCAATCCTCGAATATTCGATCAGGCGTAATTAACGTTTATAATTACTTTCTGCGCTGGCGTTGATGATTATTCATTGGGCAATAAATAGGCTCGATCGGTTCGACTGCGAGCTCACGAGTGTATCGAGTCGTTCCCCGCTGATTTTCACTTCCGGAAGGGAAGTCTGTGTACGAGATCGACGGAGATGTGTGCGTGAATTTTAAGAAGCCCAGAAGTGACGATGACGATGCCACGAGCGATTGCAGTGGGGAATCGCGTTCGGCTCGACGAGACCCTTAAAGGGACAACTGTTTCGACGTTCTTTATTCTCTCGCTGCTCTATATGTGCCGGTCTCCTGCGTACGTGTGCACGTCTCGTATTGTAAATCAATATCCGACACGAGTCCCTGCACTCTCTCTACTTGGACGGGGGGACACGACGTACGCGTATGGAGAAGAGAACAAAATGGTCAGAGGGAGAAAAACATACGCGACTTCCGGTGAACAAACTCCTGTCATATCGTTTGCACGTGAAGGTTTCGAGCTCCCTCGCAtattaaattgtttttttttttcccccaaagGGTGTGACTCTTAtcttgatataaaaaaaaagaagaaaaaacagaaagaCGTCTCCACCTCGATCAACTTTTATTGcctcatcattatttttcatcctccAATTAAGATCGCTGgagaaataggaaaaaatggcACGAAGGTTTTGTTCGATTTCGTTAAacttcgattatttttctcgcattGGTGTTCTCGCATGGagtgtttatttttatctgaTTCGATCTCGAACTGCATAAAAATTATAGAGGgagacaaaaataataatggaaaagtgaaaaagttgTCTAGACCACGAGGAATTGGCTGGTTTCGCGATCGGGGGGACGATAACATTGACGGGGGTTTTCAACGCTTCCCTTTGGCGAGGTTCCACCgagggggagaaaaaaggagcCGCACTATTCGTCGCGTGACGATAACGATTATCGCATGTCCATGTGCAGTTCCGCATCCACGAGCTTTTCTCCGAAATACGTTGGTGCACCCCTCATTTGCGTATTTCAGAGCAACAACAACATTTTACCGTTAGGAATTTCTTCGTTGGTTCGTCACGAGAAACGATTTTGTTGATTGAATGTTTATGGATGAAAAATACTCTGTATATTGGACGAATGGTGCTTATAAAAGCCTCCGCATCATTTATTCATTCCAAGGTCGTCTCATCGTGCATATCAAGCTACTCGAGGTTTCTCCAACTCAGTGTTGTTACGTCGACGATCTTTTGACTTGGGAATTATATTTCATACTCGGTTGTATGCCATTCGATATTCACTTTATTGCCACTCTTTTTCACGACCTCGTTTCCCTATATAATTTTCATCGACTTTACGTTCCTTTAAGTACATCAAGGCttgcaaattattttcatatttagtACAACAAATAAAATGGTGTTATTGAGACACACATTCGATGTTCGAGGGAGCATTTTTCTGTTAGGGGTTTTATAATCTAacacgattttcattttttccttcatccaGCTCCAATGCTGTGGCATCAATAGCTCATCAGACTGGTGGGTCTCCCAGTACAAAGAACCCAATCTCCCCGCTACTTGTTGCACCGAGATTCCTGCCAACGAACAATGCGACTACAACGGTATTCGTGTCAGCAACGACGGCTGCAtggcaaaattgaaaaataccattGAGGATAAAGCGGTTATACTTGGTGCTGTTGGTATTGGAATTGCTCTTGTGCAGGTAAACCCATTTGTTTATAGAATAGATATAATCGACgattggaaaaacttgaaactctaggaatcaaatttttcgaaatggcTCATTGGAGTCGAAACtggattgatttttttgttatcaaattatcaatatcgATTGAGGATCATCAAAAGGAATGTTTGAGTTCAAATAATGGTAAAACGACCGTTTCTTTCAGCTGATTGGTGTAATCTTCGCGTGCTGCTTGGCTCGATCGATCCGCCGTGAATACGAGACTGTGTAAGCTTTAAAACATCAAAAAACACAGCTAAACAAAagcaaaacataaaaaaaaaaaataaaaaaaacaatcaatcAGCTAAATTTCTCTGTCACTGACTGAATAACTGTGTCGTTTGCAATTCTCGCGCCTAAAGTGCACGCTTTTACGTTCTCTTGTAAAGAGCCGTAACAGCAAATACACCACACTGCGTTTAAATATGTCACAACTGTCTCATTGACACacaaacaattttctttttagttgactttttcttttctctcgttctctcaacaatattgttttccttatttttttcttttgcgtgtggtttttctcgtttcacaacacacagacacacacacacacacacacacgagctGTTTCGAGTGCCACGGCAAAAATCTGTGTACCTTTcatatttaataattaatcGGTGTCGAGATTGTTGTTGCCTCGGCTCATATCGATTCGCAAACATTGTGAAATAAGAAACTTACGAAAAAAGCTTGGTAACGATtgccaaaaaaataatgacgctCTCTTGTATtaagaaacgaaaattcccACAAATTTCTACAAATTGCCACTCGATACGAGCCCTCTACAATagtttttctaaatactttttaacaaacaaacaaaaaaacaaaaaattattgatgcATCAAATGCtcaaaaagagataaaaaaaaaaatgcaaaaaaaatattgagaaagtGCCAATTTTCTGCACAAAGTTTAGCCACGAAATCTCGATGggtagaaaatttttaaaatcactATTCGCAAAGCTTTTCCGCAAATTCGGTGTCGCTCATGTACCGCcgcatatttattttcaatttttctctttattttcaatcgatgAAAAGCTGCAAGAGCAATTATTATGTCGTTCGATGTTTCGTTTAATTTTCAACCGTCTCATTAATCACGATAAAAcacatgtgattttttttttttataatacatTAATATTTAAATGACTAAGGAATAGCATTAAAAATCGACGATTTACTAACCGTCACGTCCTAATTACTCGAATTTACATTCTTCAGAATACAAAATTGAGAAAGATGATTTGGTGATCGGGGAGCTGTGatcgaaagtaaaaaaaaaaaaaaaaaaacaaaaatgacaaaaacagaaaagaaagaatcgGAGAATGAGAAAAGCAAATAGATGTGTCTTAGCATGTCGTATCTGTCCGTCGATGTAACTAATGCCAGCAACGTTCTGCTAAGAGTGAAATAACAAACGAAATGAGAGTGAGAGCGGATCAGCGATTCGGGCTAAGatagaaaatgaatgaaaacaaattttatatatatatatatacaaggggaaaatatatatataaatgtatattgaaagaaagtaaaataaatgcaggagagaaagagctaataaaaaaaacaacgcaTCGGTGAATCTCTCGGGAGTTTCGTCTCGATCGTACCAACGAGATAACGCCGATGATTGGTCAGCTTTAAACGAAACAAAGAAAGGATTTAAGAAAAAGACatgaaattgcattttttcatatagtaTGAATACGCTAtactaaaaattaataaaaaagaaaaaaaaacaacaattataaaacaaataaatatatatgaaacTATATATTCGTCAATGTAAC
This sequence is a window from Venturia canescens isolate UGA chromosome 8, ASM1945775v1, whole genome shotgun sequence. Protein-coding genes within it:
- the LOC122415345 gene encoding CD63 antigen-like; protein product: MVSGGMACVKYLLFLFNLIFAITGIVFISVGGVILGLYNGYSNFVDNWFFAAPVLMIIVGIIVFLVSFFGCCGAVKENHCMIITFSVLLLLIFALELGAGISGYMMRAEVGRMLQNRMNATMPLYKTDPDVQRSWDIMQHDLQCCGINSSSDWWVSQYKEPNLPATCCTEIPANEQCDYNGIRVSNDGCMAKLKNTIEDKAVILGAVGIGIALVQLIGVIFACCLARSIRREYETVETTAH